The Hypomesus transpacificus isolate Combined female chromosome 12, fHypTra1, whole genome shotgun sequence genome segment GCTGGTCATCTGTTAAGGACTAgtgcaataaatatatatacatatatacccAGACAGGGTGAAAGTGATAAATGTCCTTTTCAACAATTTACTAAATATAAATGCAGTTTACGGTTTAGTcatttaaatataaatatatttaaatatatatatatttcactgCACAAAGCTCTGGCTAGTCATGCTGATCCTGTCCCTCAGGCATTGCCAGGCCGGACTCAGGGGAGATCCACGTGTGGCTGAAGGAGGCCAGGGAGTTGCGGAAGCTCAAGGCTCAGGGTGTGGATTCCTTTGTCAAGtggtgagtgagggagagacagatatTCAGGGCTAAACATTGCCTCAGTAGAGTAAGAACTCAAACCTTTGTGCCACTACTTTCATTGGTGACGTCTGTTTGCCTTGGTCCATTCAACACATACACCGTCTCCGTAGTTACATGCTGCCAGACACAAGCAAGAAGAGCCGGCAGAAGACCCGCGTGATAAAGAAGAGTCAGGAGCCGGTGTATAACCACGCCATGGTGTACGATGGCTTCCATGACGACGAGGTCAGAGAGGCATGCTGCGAGCTGACTGTCTGGGATAAGAACAAACTGTCCAATCAGTTCCTGGGAGGGGTCAGACTTAGCTTGGGCACAGGTAAGCTAGTGAACTGATCAGCACTAATTAGTTGATGTTCCAATTCTGAGTCATAAAAACCCAAGTGTGTACTGTGAGCTTTTGATCTAGCTCAATGCTAGTTTCTGACTTGCAAGGCATTATGCAGTTGTAATGAATGGTTCCTGCATGTCTTTAGTAACACATTGTGACTACAGGGCAAAGCTATGGCAAAAAAGTGGACTGGATGGACTCATGGGACCAAGAGATTGGGCTGTGGGAGAAGATGCTAGCCAGTCCAACCAgctgggtggagggagagctgCCCCTTCGCTCCGCTATGACTCCAAGGAAAAAGCGCCTTTAGGGGATGGGACTATGTGAAATAAAAAGATAACATCTTAAACATCTCAGAAATGAGCTTGGACTCAGATGGTTGAGATCTATAGATATGAAACAATAAAATATTAGCAATGAAGAGCCTTTTAAATTGTCCTGGTGTTACTCCATCCTGGAGTTGCAATGGGTACACCCAATTATGAAAATATTTAAGTCATCACTAGGGTTCCAGTAATGTCCAGGGCTATATCAAACAACCAAGCAATTGGAAATAAACTGTTGGTGCCTAACACTGAACTTGGCCCTTGAAGACACAATTAAGGGTTTCATAATAGGCAAAGGAATGAATGCATCCTTGAACACATTTTATTTCCCCCATTTGCTTTTGACTATCAAGCAACATTGTACAGAAAGCTTACAATGGCCAATGAGCACAACCTAGTGTTCCTTTAGGGTAAAACATAACACCCTTAAGATTTAGCCTTTTTCTACAACACTTTAATATACAGGAGAGTCAAACCCAGGTTGTCGTATGTCAGACAGATCTTTATTCCATCTCATTTCATTGGAAACATTAAATATAACTTTCAGGATGACGACACAAGTACAATTTTTGTATGCGAATGTTTTACAAAGCAAGTTCTCCTACCACAGGACCATaatttctccctcccctgcacAACAGTAAAACACTGGATGAGTTTATGAGTGCTCTTCAGCCAGTTTCGCAGCCTTCTCGACCACCTCCTCGATTGGGCCCACCATGTAGAAGGCCTGCTCTGGGAGGGGATCGTACTCACCTGGAGAAAGTTGCCATAGTTACAGACAATCGAAACGGCCTTATAGGCACATGAAATACTCAGGTAACTACACAACTGAAGTACCCCTAACTGGTACGTACCATTCAGAATGCTCTGGAAGCCAGCAATGGTTTCCTTCAGGGGCACCAGTTTGCCCATGTGACCAGTGAACACCTCAGCCACCTGGAAGGGCTGGGACAGGAAACGCTGGATCTTGCGGGCGCGTGACACGATCAGCTTGTCCTCCTCAGACAACTCATCCATACCCAGGATGGCAATGATATCCTGCAGGGACTTGTAGTCCTGAAGGGAGAGAATCAAAACCACATTTGGTTGGCATCATCCAGCACCAACCAAAAAACAGGACCATGGGTGGACAGAAAGCAACCTAACAAACCTGGAGGATCTTCTGCACGCCACGGGCGACATCATAGTGCTCAGCTCCGACAATGTTGGGGTCCATGATACGGGAGGTGGAATCCAGAGGGTCCACGGCAGGGTAGATTCCCAGCTCAGCGATGGCACGGGACAGCACAGTGGTGGCGTCCAAGTGAGCGAAGGTGGTGGCTGGAGCGGGGTCAGTCAAGTCATCAGCGGGCACGTAGATGGCCTTTTAGGAGGGGGAAAGGCTTGGTTAAGTACACAGGTTGTACTCAGACATAATCCCTAATAGGTGCTGAGAAGGAATAGATTGTACGTTGCAGGAATACTGCTTTACCTGCACAGAGGTGATGGAACCCTTCTTGGTGGTGGTGATTCTCTCCTGCATGGTTCCCATGTCAGTGGCCAGGGTGGGCTGGTAACCCACAGCAGAGGGGATACGCCCCAGCAGGGCAGACACCTAGAGGGGACATGACGAGAAGATAAGACTGCCATTTCATGCGTCTACATATCGTTTGTGCCCATCTATATTGTTTAAACAAAGcattcataaataaaaataataattgaatGCAAATTGCTTGCTTAGTCAGCCTGTGCTGAAGTTAGACAAAGGGTTTGACCCCTAGCTGACCTCGGAGCCAGCCTGAGTGAAGCGGAAGATGTTGTCAATGAAGAGCAGCACATCCTGACCCTCCTGGTCACGGAAGTACTCAGCCACAGTCAGGCCAGTCAGGGCCACTCTGGCGCGGGCACCTGGGGGCTCGTTCATCTGGCCGTACACCAGCGctacctggagggaggagaaggagttcAATTTAAAGATAAAGTTTCCAGTGTAAAACAATGACTTGAACACTGGTTGAAAAGtcatcaaacaaaaacacaaggcCTGGTCTTCACCTTG includes the following:
- the atp5f1b gene encoding ATP synthase subunit beta, mitochondrial → MLGAVGRCCTGALQALKPGVQPLKALVGSPAVLSRRDYAAPAAAAAAASGQIVAVIGAVVDVQFDDDLPPILNALEVAGRESRLVLEVAQHLGENTVRTIAMDGTEGLVRGQKVLDTGAPIRIPVGPETLGRIMNVIGEPIDERGPISTKHTAPIHAEAPEFTDMSVEQEILVTGIKVVDLLAPYAKGGKIGLFGGAGVGKTVLIMELINNVAKAHGGYSVFAGVGERTREGNDLYHEMIESGVINLKDTTSKVALVYGQMNEPPGARARVALTGLTVAEYFRDQEGQDVLLFIDNIFRFTQAGSEVSALLGRIPSAVGYQPTLATDMGTMQERITTTKKGSITSVQAIYVPADDLTDPAPATTFAHLDATTVLSRAIAELGIYPAVDPLDSTSRIMDPNIVGAEHYDVARGVQKILQDYKSLQDIIAILGMDELSEEDKLIVSRARKIQRFLSQPFQVAEVFTGHMGKLVPLKETIAGFQSILNGEYDPLPEQAFYMVGPIEEVVEKAAKLAEEHS